In Oscillatoria sp. FACHB-1407, one DNA window encodes the following:
- a CDS encoding O-linked N-acetylglucosamine transferase, SPINDLY family protein, which yields MVNLYSSSLTSLQLYEHALQCLHNGDYQQAVTLFEQVIEAEPNRSAGWYLGLAHLLQGQEEEAQMIWLMAIAEADSEEADLWTGELLQILHSEAEQREPAVSEPTEDEAPVKEQDIQQEQLAWLIRRHIYEIAPQDVTNLLKLVQRSLRLNRFQPDDLVDLGLIEQLQTEPYPDVDTGLLFQVLKDLLQQVPLAPQVADLTEACLPYVQDPTPIVDLLLPVASKLHEVRRNKGLAYRYADMCMRLDGDRADVVNQLCCICQDDRRYTEGIELARRYYDKCNTIIEKIVGNALLLRGLMNTGTHWQEAEAVLHRQTELFQTLIADDEGNVDRFFDVSVICTPLFFYPYFEDNPRVNRTLQNQVAALYLKGLQGYLEKHVEDYQPYPQAPLVRSPEHKKLRIGYLSRFFYRHSIGWLCRWLFEHYDRDRFDVYAYFIQLTDLDDFSKQWFVSKATRSCSFDGDNLGIAKAIREDEIDILVDLDSITSYCTCGVMALKPAPIQVTWLGLDASGLPNIDYFLADPYVLPDDAQEYYAEKIWRLPDTYIGVDGFEVGVPTLRRDELGIPDDAVVYLSGQFAYKRHPEMVQLQLQILSQVPNSYLLIKGLGDEQSIQRLFEQAAEKAGVSRDRLRFLPRDRNEETHRANVAIADVVLDTYPYNGATTTLETLWLGIPLVTRVGEQFPARNSYTMMVNAGLTEGIAWTNEEYVEWGVRLGRDANLRQQVTQKLWRSRQTSTLWNGKQFTRNVEAAYEQMWERYQEKREE from the coding sequence CTCAGCAGGGTGGTACTTAGGTTTGGCGCACCTGTTACAGGGGCAGGAAGAAGAGGCACAGATGATCTGGCTGATGGCGATCGCCGAGGCTGACTCAGAAGAAGCTGACCTCTGGACGGGTGAATTACTGCAAATCCTGCATTCTGAGGCAGAGCAGCGAGAACCCGCAGTTTCTGAGCCAACGGAAGATGAAGCACCTGTAAAAGAACAAGACATTCAGCAGGAACAGCTTGCCTGGTTAATTCGGCGGCACATTTACGAGATTGCGCCCCAGGATGTAACCAACCTGCTGAAGCTCGTGCAGCGATCGCTCCGACTCAACCGATTTCAACCCGACGACTTAGTTGACCTGGGGTTGATTGAGCAATTGCAAACTGAGCCATACCCAGACGTTGATACAGGGTTGCTCTTTCAGGTACTTAAGGACTTGCTGCAACAGGTGCCACTTGCTCCCCAGGTCGCTGATCTCACCGAAGCCTGTCTGCCCTACGTGCAAGACCCCACGCCGATAGTGGATCTGCTCCTCCCGGTGGCATCTAAGCTGCACGAAGTGAGGCGCAACAAGGGACTCGCCTATCGCTACGCCGACATGTGTATGCGGTTGGATGGCGATCGCGCTGATGTGGTCAACCAACTGTGTTGCATCTGTCAGGACGATCGCCGCTACACCGAAGGCATTGAGTTAGCCCGTCGCTATTACGACAAGTGCAACACCATCATCGAAAAAATTGTAGGCAATGCGCTGTTGCTGCGGGGGTTGATGAATACAGGCACCCACTGGCAAGAAGCAGAAGCGGTATTGCACCGCCAAACTGAGTTATTTCAGACCCTAATCGCCGATGATGAGGGCAATGTCGATCGCTTCTTTGATGTGTCCGTAATCTGCACTCCCCTCTTCTTCTACCCCTATTTTGAAGACAATCCCCGTGTCAATCGCACTCTGCAAAATCAGGTTGCCGCACTCTATCTCAAAGGACTACAGGGTTATTTAGAGAAACACGTCGAGGATTACCAACCCTATCCCCAGGCTCCACTGGTGCGATCGCCAGAGCACAAGAAACTGCGGATCGGTTACCTCTCCCGCTTTTTTTATCGGCACTCGATCGGTTGGCTGTGTCGCTGGCTATTTGAGCACTACGATCGCGATCGCTTTGATGTCTACGCTTATTTCATTCAACTCACCGATCTGGATGACTTCTCAAAACAGTGGTTCGTCAGCAAAGCCACCCGCTCATGCAGCTTTGATGGTGATAACTTAGGCATTGCCAAAGCCATCCGCGAAGACGAAATCGATATTCTGGTCGATCTGGATAGCATCACTTCCTACTGCACCTGCGGGGTCATGGCTCTGAAACCTGCCCCGATCCAGGTTACCTGGCTGGGGCTAGATGCCAGTGGGTTACCCAACATCGACTACTTCCTGGCAGACCCCTACGTTTTACCAGACGACGCTCAAGAGTACTATGCCGAGAAGATCTGGCGGCTGCCCGACACCTATATTGGGGTCGATGGCTTTGAGGTGGGGGTGCCAACCCTGCGGCGAGATGAGTTGGGTATTCCCGATGATGCGGTCGTCTATCTCAGTGGTCAGTTCGCTTACAAACGTCACCCTGAGATGGTGCAATTGCAACTCCAAATCCTTAGCCAGGTGCCCAACAGTTACCTGTTAATTAAGGGGTTGGGCGACGAGCAATCTATTCAACGGTTATTTGAACAGGCAGCCGAAAAAGCTGGGGTCAGCCGCGATCGCCTGCGTTTTTTACCCCGTGACCGGAACGAGGAAACCCACCGAGCCAACGTGGCGATCGCTGATGTGGTACTCGACACCTACCCCTACAATGGCGCAACGACAACCCTGGAAACCCTGTGGTTGGGCATTCCACTCGTGACGCGCGTCGGAGAACAGTTCCCTGCCCGCAACAGCTACACCATGATGGTCAACGCTGGACTGACCGAGGGCATTGCCTGGACAAACGAAGAATATGTCGAGTGGGGCGTGCGCCTGGGACGCGATGCTAACCTGCGCCAACAAGTGACACAAAAATTGTGGCGATCGCGCCAGACCTCAACCCTGTGGAATGGCAAGCAATTTACCCGCAATGTCGAGGCAGCTTATGAGCAGATGTGGGAGAGGTATCAAGAGAAGAGAGAAGAGTGA
- the treZ gene encoding malto-oligosyltrehalose trehalohydrolase, with the protein MKVGSRYLGNNRCEFTVWAPFLKEVAVKVVSPVERLLPMQSIELGYWQVIADDIAPGTRYFYQLDGKSDLPDPASNFQPQDVHGPSEVVDHQTFQWTDQNWSGIPLEDLIIYELHVGTFTPNASFEAIIPRLKELYDFGVNAIEIMPIAQFPGARNWGYDGVYPYAAQHSYGGVEGLKKLVDAAHQQGMSVILDVVYNHFGPEGNYIGNYAPFFTERHRSPWGSAINFDGAHNYGVRNFFIQNALYWFEHYHIDGLRLDATDTIYDLGARHFLQELADRTNEFSQQQGRKFYLIAESDLNDARVVRESVIGGYGIDAQWNDSFHHCVHTLLTGENIGYYIDYGRCEQLAKAFKKTFVYSWDYSVYRNRWHGSDVSDRPGYQFIVCIQNHDQVGNRLLGERLTHLVSFEALKLAAGTLFLSPNVPLLFMGEEYGEEAPFLYFVSHSDPELIAAVRAGRKEEFAAFHIEGEYADPESLETFKRSQLTWEKRNEGKHKVLLEFYQHLIQLRRTIPALKKLDKQNLEASALEDQKLMFLHRWNQDSQIFCVMNFNLQAIALKPSTPPGNWRKILDSSEPKWMGQGTSMPEQLEGQNEVTIQPHSFVLYQQ; encoded by the coding sequence TGAGTTGGGATATTGGCAAGTTATTGCAGATGATATTGCACCTGGAACGCGCTATTTCTATCAGTTAGATGGCAAAAGTGATCTACCTGATCCAGCGTCTAATTTTCAACCTCAGGACGTACATGGTCCCTCTGAAGTTGTAGATCATCAAACATTTCAATGGACAGATCAAAATTGGTCTGGCATTCCGCTTGAAGATTTGATTATTTATGAATTGCATGTTGGAACATTTACTCCCAATGCATCATTTGAAGCGATCATTCCTCGATTAAAAGAGTTATATGATTTTGGAGTGAATGCAATTGAGATTATGCCGATCGCCCAATTTCCAGGAGCGCGAAACTGGGGATACGATGGCGTTTATCCCTATGCGGCACAACACTCATACGGTGGGGTCGAAGGTCTTAAAAAGTTAGTTGACGCCGCGCATCAACAGGGAATGTCAGTTATTTTAGATGTGGTTTACAACCACTTTGGCCCTGAAGGAAATTACATTGGAAATTACGCTCCATTTTTTACCGAACGACATCGATCGCCCTGGGGGAGTGCGATTAATTTTGATGGTGCTCATAACTATGGAGTGCGCAACTTTTTCATTCAAAATGCGTTGTATTGGTTTGAACACTATCATATTGATGGGCTGAGATTAGATGCGACGGATACGATTTACGACTTAGGTGCGCGACACTTTTTGCAAGAGTTGGCAGACAGAACAAATGAATTTTCTCAACAGCAGGGGCGTAAGTTTTACCTGATAGCTGAATCAGATTTAAACGATGCGCGCGTCGTTCGGGAAAGTGTCATTGGTGGATATGGAATTGATGCTCAATGGAATGATAGTTTTCATCACTGTGTTCATACCTTGCTAACAGGTGAAAATATCGGTTATTACATCGATTATGGTCGCTGTGAACAACTGGCAAAAGCGTTTAAGAAAACCTTTGTTTACTCGTGGGATTATTCGGTTTATCGCAATCGATGGCATGGCAGTGATGTGAGCGATCGCCCCGGTTATCAATTCATTGTTTGCATTCAGAATCATGACCAGGTGGGCAACCGATTATTAGGGGAAAGGCTTACCCATCTCGTTTCATTTGAAGCCTTGAAGTTGGCTGCCGGAACGCTGTTTTTATCTCCTAACGTGCCGCTGTTATTTATGGGTGAAGAGTATGGCGAAGAAGCCCCTTTTCTATACTTCGTTAGCCATTCTGATCCAGAGTTGATTGCAGCGGTAAGAGCAGGTCGCAAAGAAGAGTTCGCTGCTTTTCACATTGAAGGGGAATATGCTGACCCAGAGAGTTTGGAGACGTTTAAGCGATCGCAACTGACCTGGGAAAAGCGCAACGAAGGTAAACACAAAGTGTTGTTGGAGTTTTATCAGCACTTGATTCAACTACGACGCACCATTCCAGCGTTGAAGAAATTAGACAAACAAAATTTAGAAGCTTCAGCACTGGAAGACCAAAAACTGATGTTCTTGCATCGTTGGAATCAAGACAGTCAGATCTTTTGTGTGATGAACTTCAATTTGCAGGCGATCGCCCTGAAACCCTCAACTCCTCCTGGCAACTGGAGGAAGATTTTGGATTCGTCAGAACCAAAGTGGATGGGACAGGGAACCTCTATGCCAGAGCAGCTAGAGGGTCAGAATGAGGTCACAATTCAACCGCATAGCTTTGTGCTGTATCAGCAGTAG